From Deferrisoma camini S3R1, the proteins below share one genomic window:
- the uvrA gene encoding excinuclease ABC subunit UvrA, with product MDTIRIRGARQHNLKNLHLELPRGRFVVITGPSGSGKSSLAFDTLYAEGQRRYVESLSAYARQFLEQMEKPDVDSIEGLSPAISIEQKTTSRNPRSTVGTVTEVYDYLRVLYARVGVPHCPSCGREVASQTVTQMVDRVLALGEGTRVEVLSPVVRGRKGEHRALLDELRKAGFLRVRVDGELRDLEEEIVLEKNRNHTLEVVVDRIVVKPGARSRLAEALELALARADGVAVVETRPRQGPSERYWFSERFACPDCGVSLPELSPRSFSFNSPHGACPRCDGLGSRLTVVPERVVPDPTKTLSQGAVAPWSGRNGAFFRQMLRALQDHLGLDLDTPWKDLPEPVRRAVLWGTGDQAVDFRFEGKDSTYRFRKPFEGVIPRLERRVREAKDEGDLEDLAEFLEVRPCPACDGARLRPESRAVTVGGRGIHQVCGLSVEDATAFFENLHLPDREASIAERILKEIRERLRFLQDVGLGYLTLDRPATTLSGGESQRIRLATQVGSRLTGVLYILDEPTIGLHPRDNARLLATLVELRDLGNTVIVVEHDEDTIRAADHVVDMGPGAGEQGGQVVAQGTPDEIAAHPASLTGAYLSGRRRIPVPARRRQGLGVLRVRGARGNNLKGIDVEIPLGTFTCVTGVSGSGKSTLVVDTLYPTLAAALHGAKIRPLAHDAVEGMESIDKVVDVDQSPIGRTPRSNPATYTGVFTPIRDLFAQLPEAQVRGYGKGRFSFNVKGGRCEACKGDGLLKIEMHFLPDVYVTCEECAGRRYNRETLEVRYKGASIADVLEMTVSQARDLFRNVPSIREKLQTLEDVGLGYIRLGQSSTTLSGGEAQRVKLAKELSRRATGRTLYILDEPTTGLHFEDVRKLLEVLHRLVDQGNTVLVIEHNLDVVKTADHVIDLGPEGGDAGGEVVARGTPEEVAARPGSHTGQALARIIGQADT from the coding sequence ATGGACACCATCCGCATCCGTGGCGCCCGCCAGCACAACCTGAAGAACCTGCACCTGGAGCTTCCCCGGGGGCGGTTCGTGGTGATCACCGGCCCCTCCGGCTCGGGCAAGTCGAGCCTGGCCTTCGACACCCTGTACGCCGAGGGCCAGCGCCGGTACGTGGAGAGCCTTTCCGCCTACGCCCGGCAGTTCCTGGAGCAGATGGAGAAGCCCGACGTGGACTCCATCGAGGGGCTGTCGCCGGCGATCTCCATCGAGCAGAAGACCACCAGCCGCAACCCCCGGTCCACGGTGGGCACGGTGACCGAGGTCTACGACTACCTGCGGGTGCTCTACGCCCGGGTGGGGGTGCCCCACTGCCCGTCCTGCGGCCGGGAGGTGGCCAGCCAGACCGTGACCCAGATGGTGGACCGGGTGCTGGCGCTGGGCGAGGGCACCCGGGTGGAGGTGCTGTCGCCCGTGGTGCGGGGCCGAAAGGGGGAGCACCGGGCCCTGTTGGACGAGCTGCGGAAGGCCGGGTTCCTGCGGGTCCGGGTGGACGGGGAGCTCCGGGACCTGGAGGAGGAGATCGTCCTCGAAAAGAACCGCAACCACACCCTCGAGGTGGTGGTGGACCGGATCGTGGTGAAGCCCGGGGCCCGCAGCCGGTTGGCCGAGGCCCTGGAGCTGGCCCTGGCCCGGGCCGATGGCGTGGCCGTGGTGGAGACCCGGCCCCGGCAGGGGCCGTCCGAGCGGTACTGGTTCTCCGAGCGGTTCGCCTGCCCCGACTGCGGGGTGTCGCTGCCCGAGCTGAGCCCCCGCTCGTTCTCGTTCAACTCCCCCCACGGGGCGTGCCCCCGGTGCGACGGGCTGGGCTCGCGGCTCACCGTGGTGCCGGAGCGGGTGGTGCCCGATCCCACCAAGACCCTCTCGCAGGGCGCGGTGGCCCCCTGGTCGGGCCGCAACGGAGCCTTCTTCCGCCAGATGCTCCGGGCCCTCCAAGACCACCTCGGCCTCGACCTGGACACCCCGTGGAAGGATCTGCCCGAGCCGGTCCGCCGGGCGGTGCTGTGGGGCACCGGGGACCAGGCCGTGGACTTCCGGTTCGAGGGCAAGGACTCCACCTATCGGTTCCGCAAGCCGTTCGAGGGGGTGATCCCCAGGCTCGAGCGCCGCGTGCGCGAGGCCAAGGACGAAGGCGACCTGGAGGACCTGGCCGAGTTCCTGGAGGTGCGGCCGTGCCCGGCCTGCGACGGCGCGCGGCTGCGGCCCGAGAGCCGGGCGGTGACCGTGGGCGGCCGGGGCATCCACCAGGTGTGCGGCCTGAGCGTGGAGGACGCCACCGCCTTTTTCGAGAACCTTCATCTGCCGGACCGGGAGGCCTCGATCGCCGAGCGGATCCTCAAGGAGATCCGGGAGCGGCTCCGGTTCCTACAGGACGTGGGCCTGGGCTACCTCACCCTGGACCGGCCGGCCACCACCCTGTCGGGGGGCGAGAGCCAGCGGATCCGGCTGGCCACCCAGGTGGGCTCGCGGCTCACCGGGGTGCTCTACATCCTGGACGAGCCCACGATCGGGCTCCACCCCCGGGACAACGCCCGGCTCCTGGCCACCCTGGTGGAGCTGCGGGACCTGGGCAACACGGTGATCGTGGTGGAGCACGACGAGGACACGATCCGGGCCGCGGACCACGTGGTGGACATGGGGCCGGGTGCCGGCGAGCAGGGCGGCCAGGTGGTGGCCCAGGGCACGCCGGACGAGATCGCGGCCCACCCCGCCAGCCTGACCGGAGCGTACCTGTCGGGCCGAAGGCGGATCCCCGTGCCGGCCCGGCGCAGGCAGGGGCTCGGGGTGCTCCGGGTGCGGGGCGCGCGGGGCAACAACCTCAAGGGGATCGACGTGGAGATCCCCCTGGGCACCTTCACCTGCGTGACCGGGGTGTCCGGTTCGGGCAAGTCCACCCTGGTGGTGGACACCCTCTACCCGACCCTGGCCGCGGCCCTGCACGGCGCGAAGATCCGGCCGCTGGCCCACGACGCCGTCGAGGGGATGGAGAGCATCGACAAGGTGGTGGACGTGGACCAGTCGCCGATCGGGCGCACCCCGCGCTCGAACCCGGCCACCTACACCGGCGTGTTCACGCCCATCCGGGACCTGTTCGCCCAGCTGCCCGAGGCCCAGGTGCGCGGGTACGGCAAGGGGAGGTTCTCGTTCAACGTGAAGGGGGGGCGCTGCGAGGCGTGCAAGGGCGACGGTCTGCTGAAGATCGAGATGCACTTCCTGCCCGACGTGTACGTCACCTGCGAGGAGTGCGCCGGGCGGCGGTACAACCGCGAGACCTTGGAGGTGCGATACAAGGGCGCCTCGATCGCGGACGTGCTGGAGATGACCGTGAGCCAGGCCCGCGATCTGTTCCGCAACGTGCCGTCGATCCGGGAGAAGCTCCAGACCCTCGAGGACGTGGGGCTGGGCTACATCCGTCTGGGGCAGTCGTCCACCACCTTGTCCGGGGGGGAGGCCCAGCGGGTCAAGCTGGCCAAGGAGCTGTCGCGCCGGGCCACCGGCCGCACCCTGTACATCCTGGACGAGCCCACGACCGGCCTTCACTTCGAGGACGTGCGCAAGCTGCTGGAGGTGCTCCATCGGCTGGTGGACCAGGGCAACACCGTGCTCGTGATCGAGCACAACCTGGACGTGGTGAAGACCGCGGACCACGTGATCGACCTCGGCCCTGAGGGCGGAGACGCCGGGGGCGAGGTGGTGGCCCGGGGCACCCCCGAGGAGGTGGCGGCCCGCCCCGGCTCCCACACGGGCCAGGCCCTGGCCCGCATTATTGGCCAGGCGGATACATAG
- a CDS encoding phosphohexomutase domain-containing protein, which yields MQIRFGTDGWRGVIARDFTFDNVRRVAAAVAGFLEETGRAGQGVAVGFDRRFLSREFAAEAAGVLAARGIRVWVAAEPVPTPVVSWAVRRLGLGGGVVITASHNPPEWNGVKFKEHLGCAARTATSARLEELLAGVPETVACLGPTEARRRGLWAALDVWDEYRQALWEFVDRDRIRRAGLAVGVDAMHGCAAPWLLRLLDEAGCRVEALRADDNPGFGGVPPEPLEEHLAGLAARVREAGLAVGLANDGDADRIGAVDERGHYFSTQRIFAVILHHLLETKGLRGRVVRSASGTVMADLMARRRGLGVVETPIGFKFIGEVLLEPGTLIGGEESGGIGIPAFGPERDGLLNALLLVEIVAGRGHGIRRALDEVFRDTGYFAYRRVDLPLAPGRAPAVRANLEALAKPADLAGRRVLRVSRTDGLRFEREDDSWLLVRPSGTEPKLRLYAEARSREDVTALLEAGRRLVEGVLESAPPAPAPSGP from the coding sequence ATGCAGATTCGGTTCGGCACCGACGGCTGGCGGGGGGTGATCGCCCGGGACTTCACGTTCGACAACGTGAGGCGGGTGGCCGCGGCCGTGGCCGGGTTCTTGGAGGAGACCGGGCGGGCGGGCCAAGGGGTGGCCGTGGGGTTCGACCGCCGGTTCCTCTCCCGGGAGTTCGCGGCCGAGGCCGCGGGCGTGCTCGCGGCCCGGGGCATCCGGGTGTGGGTGGCTGCCGAGCCGGTCCCCACGCCGGTGGTGTCGTGGGCCGTGCGGCGGCTGGGCCTGGGGGGTGGCGTGGTGATCACGGCGAGCCACAACCCCCCCGAGTGGAACGGGGTGAAGTTCAAGGAGCACCTGGGGTGCGCCGCCCGGACCGCCACCAGCGCCCGGCTCGAGGAGCTGCTGGCCGGGGTCCCGGAAACGGTCGCCTGTCTGGGGCCGACCGAGGCCCGTCGTCGGGGGCTGTGGGCCGCCCTGGACGTGTGGGACGAGTACCGCCAGGCCCTCTGGGAGTTCGTGGACCGGGATCGGATCCGGCGGGCCGGGCTGGCCGTGGGGGTGGACGCCATGCACGGGTGCGCCGCGCCGTGGCTCCTGCGGCTGCTCGACGAAGCCGGCTGCCGGGTGGAGGCCCTGCGGGCCGACGACAACCCGGGGTTCGGCGGCGTGCCCCCCGAGCCCCTGGAGGAGCACCTGGCCGGGCTGGCGGCCCGGGTCCGGGAGGCCGGACTGGCCGTGGGGCTGGCCAACGACGGCGACGCCGACCGGATCGGAGCGGTGGACGAGCGGGGCCATTACTTCTCGACTCAGCGGATCTTCGCCGTGATCCTCCACCATCTGCTGGAGACCAAGGGCCTCCGGGGCCGGGTGGTCCGCTCCGCCTCGGGCACGGTCATGGCCGACCTGATGGCCCGGCGGCGGGGGCTCGGCGTGGTGGAGACCCCCATCGGGTTCAAGTTCATCGGCGAGGTGTTGCTGGAGCCCGGTACCCTGATCGGGGGGGAGGAGAGCGGGGGGATCGGCATCCCCGCGTTCGGGCCGGAACGGGACGGCCTGCTGAACGCCCTCCTCCTGGTGGAGATCGTGGCGGGCCGGGGTCACGGGATCCGAAGGGCCCTGGACGAGGTGTTCCGGGACACCGGGTACTTCGCCTACCGGCGGGTGGACCTGCCCCTCGCTCCGGGCCGGGCGCCCGCGGTGCGCGCGAACTTGGAGGCGTTGGCCAAGCCGGCGGACCTGGCCGGCCGGCGCGTGCTTCGGGTGTCCCGCACCGACGGGCTCCGGTTCGAGCGCGAGGACGACTCGTGGCTCCTCGTCCGGCCCTCTGGAACCGAGCCGAAACTCCGGCTCTATGCCGAGGCCCGGAGCCGGGAGGACGTGACCGCTCTCCTCGAGGCCGGCCGCCGTCTCGTGGAGGGGGTCCTGGAGAGCGCCCCCCCTGCGCCGGCGCCCTCCGGCCCATGA
- the pdxA gene encoding 4-hydroxythreonine-4-phosphate dehydrogenase PdxA, whose translation MAGDVRIAVTCGEPAGIGAEVALKALAQGASGADAVLVGPAEVWAAAGTVAGVDPGRWPCHPVEMPAEPDWGWGRPTLRSAQVAVRAVEAAVDLARAGRVDAVVTAPLTKEGLRAAGRPYPGHTELLQALCGGEALMMLAGPRLRVVLVTTHLPLCRVPPAVTRTAVLRAVRGAHQGLRRDLGIPAPRIGVAALNPHAGEGGVLGEEEGREIAPAVEQARAEGIGAEGPVPADVLFHRAAAGAFDVVVAMYHDQGLGPLKLLHFDEAVNVTLGLPIVRTSPDHGTAFDIAGTGRASPTSFRAALRTAAEIARRRRG comes from the coding sequence ATGGCCGGAGACGTTCGGATCGCCGTGACCTGCGGCGAGCCCGCAGGGATCGGGGCCGAGGTGGCGTTGAAGGCCCTGGCCCAGGGGGCCTCGGGCGCCGATGCCGTGCTCGTGGGGCCCGCTGAGGTGTGGGCGGCGGCCGGGACCGTGGCCGGGGTGGACCCCGGCCGGTGGCCGTGCCATCCGGTGGAGATGCCGGCCGAGCCGGACTGGGGCTGGGGCCGGCCCACGCTCCGGTCGGCCCAGGTGGCCGTCCGGGCCGTGGAGGCCGCCGTGGATCTGGCCCGGGCCGGCCGGGTGGACGCGGTGGTGACGGCTCCCCTGACCAAGGAGGGTCTGCGGGCGGCCGGCCGCCCCTACCCCGGTCACACCGAGCTCCTGCAGGCGCTGTGTGGGGGCGAAGCCCTCATGATGCTGGCCGGGCCCAGGCTGCGGGTGGTGCTGGTGACCACCCACCTGCCCCTGTGCCGCGTGCCGCCCGCCGTCACCCGGACCGCGGTCCTGCGCGCCGTCCGGGGCGCCCACCAGGGGCTGCGGCGCGATCTCGGCATCCCGGCCCCCCGCATCGGGGTGGCGGCCCTGAACCCCCACGCGGGCGAGGGAGGGGTGCTGGGCGAGGAGGAGGGGCGGGAGATCGCTCCGGCCGTAGAGCAGGCCCGGGCCGAAGGGATCGGGGCCGAGGGGCCGGTGCCGGCGGACGTCCTGTTCCATCGGGCCGCGGCCGGGGCGTTCGACGTGGTGGTGGCCATGTACCACGACCAGGGGCTCGGGCCGCTTAAGCTGCTCCACTTCGACGAGGCCGTGAACGTCACCCTGGGCCTCCCCATCGTGCGCACCAGCCCGGACCACGGAACCGCGTTCGACATCGCCGGCACGGGCCGGGCGAGCCCCACGAGCTTCCGGGCGGCCCTGCGCACGGCCGCCGAGATCGCGCGGCGAAGACGTGGGTAG
- the nadA gene encoding quinolinate synthase NadA — protein sequence MDIQKLQRDIRALARERNAVILAHNYQRGEVQDVADISGDSLGLSMAAAKTDADVIVFCGVHFMAESAAILSPDKTVILPRMDAGCPMADMITADDVRRIREEHPGVPIVTYVNSSAEVKAESDICCTSANAVRVTRSVGAPTVYLTPDQNLAQWVARHTDQEVLYWKGYCPTHHRLRAEDVERTKARYPGAPFVAHPECRPEVLDLADAVKSTSGMIEWCREVDADTVIVGTETGLFHRLQKDSPHKTFVAPSDAMICPNMKLTSLEDVLEALETLENVVTVPEPVRARAVTALERMLAAGRD from the coding sequence ATGGACATCCAGAAGTTGCAGAGGGACATCCGGGCCCTGGCCCGGGAGCGCAACGCCGTGATCCTGGCCCACAACTACCAGCGGGGCGAGGTGCAGGACGTGGCCGACATCTCCGGCGACAGCCTGGGGCTATCGATGGCGGCGGCCAAGACCGACGCGGACGTGATCGTGTTCTGCGGGGTCCACTTCATGGCCGAGAGCGCGGCGATCCTGTCGCCCGACAAGACCGTGATCCTGCCTCGGATGGACGCGGGGTGCCCCATGGCCGACATGATCACGGCCGACGACGTGCGCCGGATCCGGGAGGAGCACCCGGGGGTGCCGATCGTGACCTACGTGAACTCGTCGGCCGAGGTGAAGGCCGAGAGCGACATCTGCTGCACCTCGGCCAACGCGGTCAGGGTGACCCGGTCGGTGGGGGCGCCCACGGTGTACCTGACCCCCGACCAGAACCTGGCCCAATGGGTGGCCCGGCACACCGACCAGGAGGTGCTCTACTGGAAGGGGTACTGCCCCACCCACCACCGGCTCCGGGCCGAGGACGTGGAGCGCACCAAGGCCCGGTACCCCGGGGCGCCGTTCGTGGCCCACCCGGAGTGCCGGCCCGAGGTGCTGGACCTGGCCGACGCGGTCAAGAGCACCTCGGGCATGATCGAGTGGTGCCGGGAGGTGGACGCCGACACCGTGATCGTGGGCACCGAGACCGGGCTGTTCCACCGCCTCCAGAAGGACAGCCCCCACAAGACCTTCGTGGCCCCTTCGGACGCGATGATCTGCCCCAACATGAAGCTCACCTCCCTGGAGGACGTGCTCGAGGCCCTGGAGACCCTGGAGAACGTGGTCACCGTGCCCGAGCCGGTCCGGGCCCGGGCCGTCACGGCCCTGGAGCGGATGCTCGCCGCGGGCCGGGACTGA
- the mfd gene encoding transcription-repair coupling factor, with product MESVLRAPSRGPGLSALIQALLGSDQPVRAQGLRGSSRAFVLARLLREFPRTYLVLTPTLSEARRLAAEVRFFLGEADDPEHPGAERVTLLPAWETSPFDAIPPLPEVSARRIAALARLERGGPLIAVAPVTAALQRTLPPGVLRQATRTVEVGGELARDGFVEHLVAAGYHRVGQVSERGEVSVRGGIVDLFPPFYPRPVRIELFGDEVESIRSFDPETQRSVGRMERVVVLPAREALAGPSSLDEAARRLRARCRELGLSRAETAEALEAFRTQAGGVLREVFFAYLYERAAALWEYLPTDAVLVREGAAQVAVRARDALEDAETAHRRAAETGRPVPRVGDVFVGPEEWEAFSASGTRLDLEELEVEGAGGRAVPFRTRSNDGLVSELRRRRGEHLLEPLVEAVAEARGKGQAVWLVARTRGSAQRLADLLGGYDVLVGEPEPFPAEPQPDGGVHLAVGELERGFRFPAKGLWLVTDTEILGEKVRRRPPRRREFRSTLADLRPGDPVVHVDFGVGLYRGLVHLEAGGEEGDYLHLEYAGGDRLYLPVTRIGLVQRYSAPGEGAIRLDKLGGTAWQKARAKAQEGIERVAHELLEIYARRQLAERPPYAPPDLAYREFESTFPYEETPDQQAAIDAVMADLSGPRPMDRLVCGDVGYGKTEVAIRAAFRAVHDGRQVAILVPTTVLAAQHFQTFRRRFEGHPFTVAMLSRFVSPAEQKKVLQGLEQGSVDIVVGTHRLLQRDVRFRSLGLVVVDEEHRFGVAQKERLKKLRARVDVLTLTATPIPRTLNLSLSGVRDLSVIETPPADRLAVRTVVARDDDDLVREAIRRELARGGQVYFVHNRVQTIAEVVERVRELVPEARVGLGHGQMKEAELERAMEAFVAGQVDVFVCTAIVESGLDIPRANTIIIDRADRFGLADLYQLRGRVGRSNLRAYCYLLVPAEAELTPEARKRLQVLQEFSELGAGFRVATHDLEIRGAGEMLGKAQSGHIAAIGFELYSELLDQAVRRLKGEPAERPPEPEIRLKVPAHFPADYVPDAAQRLELYERLTRVRGPDEIDDLRYEIVDRFGPVPLPVDHLLEIMKLRLGLLALRAVSLDYTGANLVVAFDERPAVDPDRIVGLVQQDPRAYRITPDNRVVHAVGHVSGPAVIAKAREFLERLGAPL from the coding sequence ATGGAATCCGTCCTTCGCGCCCCCTCCCGGGGCCCGGGCCTTTCGGCGTTGATCCAGGCCCTGCTCGGGTCGGACCAGCCGGTCCGGGCCCAGGGGCTGCGCGGGTCCAGCCGCGCCTTCGTGCTCGCGCGCCTGCTGCGGGAGTTCCCTCGAACCTACCTGGTCCTGACCCCCACCCTGTCCGAGGCCCGGCGCCTGGCCGCGGAGGTGCGGTTCTTCCTCGGCGAGGCGGACGACCCAGAGCACCCGGGTGCGGAGCGGGTCACCCTGCTTCCCGCCTGGGAGACCTCGCCGTTCGACGCGATCCCCCCCCTGCCCGAGGTGTCGGCCCGGAGGATCGCGGCCCTGGCGAGGCTCGAGCGGGGAGGGCCGCTGATCGCCGTGGCGCCGGTGACCGCCGCGCTCCAGCGCACCCTCCCGCCGGGGGTGCTCCGGCAGGCCACCCGGACGGTGGAGGTGGGCGGGGAGCTGGCCCGGGACGGGTTCGTCGAGCACCTGGTCGCGGCCGGATACCACCGGGTCGGGCAGGTGTCGGAGCGCGGCGAGGTGAGCGTCCGGGGCGGCATCGTGGACCTGTTCCCCCCGTTCTACCCCCGCCCGGTTCGGATCGAGCTCTTCGGCGACGAGGTGGAGTCGATCCGCTCCTTCGACCCTGAGACCCAGCGGTCGGTGGGCCGGATGGAGCGGGTGGTCGTGCTCCCCGCCCGGGAGGCCCTGGCCGGCCCGTCGTCACTCGACGAGGCGGCACGCCGGCTGCGGGCCCGCTGCCGGGAGCTGGGGCTGTCGCGGGCCGAGACCGCCGAGGCCCTGGAGGCGTTCCGCACCCAGGCCGGGGGCGTGCTCCGGGAGGTGTTCTTCGCCTACCTCTACGAGCGGGCCGCCGCCCTGTGGGAGTACCTGCCGACGGACGCCGTCCTCGTCCGGGAGGGAGCGGCCCAGGTGGCCGTTCGGGCCCGGGACGCCTTGGAGGACGCGGAGACGGCCCACCGCCGGGCCGCGGAGACGGGCCGGCCCGTGCCCCGGGTGGGCGACGTGTTCGTGGGGCCGGAGGAGTGGGAGGCGTTCTCGGCCTCGGGCACCCGGCTCGACCTGGAGGAGCTCGAGGTGGAGGGGGCCGGGGGCCGGGCGGTGCCGTTTCGCACCCGCTCCAACGACGGCCTGGTGTCGGAGCTGCGGCGTCGCCGGGGGGAGCACCTGCTGGAGCCCCTGGTGGAGGCCGTGGCCGAGGCCCGGGGCAAGGGGCAGGCGGTGTGGCTCGTGGCCCGCACCCGGGGCTCGGCCCAGCGGCTCGCGGATCTGCTCGGGGGGTACGATGTGCTCGTGGGCGAGCCTGAGCCGTTTCCGGCCGAGCCCCAACCGGACGGCGGCGTGCACCTGGCCGTGGGCGAGCTGGAGCGGGGGTTTCGGTTCCCGGCCAAGGGGCTGTGGCTCGTCACCGACACCGAGATCCTGGGCGAGAAGGTGCGCCGGCGCCCGCCCCGGCGCCGGGAGTTCCGCTCGACCCTGGCCGACCTGCGGCCGGGCGACCCGGTGGTGCACGTGGACTTCGGCGTGGGGCTCTACCGGGGGCTGGTCCACCTGGAGGCGGGCGGGGAGGAGGGCGACTACCTCCACCTGGAGTACGCGGGCGGGGACCGGCTCTACCTCCCGGTGACCCGCATCGGGCTGGTCCAGCGCTACAGCGCGCCGGGGGAGGGGGCGATTCGGCTGGACAAGCTGGGCGGCACCGCCTGGCAGAAGGCCCGGGCCAAGGCCCAGGAGGGGATCGAGAGGGTCGCCCACGAGCTCCTGGAGATCTACGCCCGCAGGCAGTTGGCCGAGCGGCCGCCGTACGCCCCCCCGGACCTGGCCTACCGGGAGTTCGAGTCCACCTTCCCCTACGAGGAGACCCCGGACCAGCAGGCCGCCATCGACGCGGTGATGGCCGACCTGTCGGGGCCCCGGCCCATGGACCGGCTGGTGTGCGGTGACGTGGGGTACGGGAAGACCGAGGTGGCGATCCGGGCCGCGTTCCGCGCCGTGCACGACGGCCGCCAGGTGGCGATCCTCGTGCCCACCACCGTGCTGGCGGCCCAGCACTTCCAGACGTTTCGCCGGCGGTTCGAGGGGCATCCCTTCACCGTGGCCATGCTGAGCCGGTTCGTGTCGCCGGCCGAGCAGAAGAAGGTGCTCCAGGGCCTGGAGCAGGGGTCGGTGGACATCGTGGTGGGAACCCACCGGCTCCTGCAGCGGGACGTGCGGTTCCGCAGCCTGGGGCTCGTGGTGGTGGACGAGGAGCACCGGTTCGGGGTGGCCCAGAAGGAGCGGCTCAAGAAGCTGCGGGCCCGGGTGGACGTGCTCACCCTCACCGCCACCCCGATTCCCCGCACCCTGAACCTGTCCTTGTCCGGGGTGCGGGATCTGTCCGTGATCGAGACCCCCCCGGCCGACCGGTTGGCCGTGCGCACGGTGGTGGCCCGGGACGACGACGACCTGGTGCGCGAGGCGATCCGACGGGAGCTGGCCCGGGGCGGCCAGGTGTACTTCGTGCACAATCGGGTCCAGACCATCGCCGAGGTGGTCGAGCGGGTGCGGGAGCTCGTTCCCGAGGCTCGGGTGGGGCTGGGCCACGGTCAGATGAAGGAGGCCGAGCTCGAGCGGGCCATGGAGGCGTTCGTGGCCGGGCAGGTGGACGTGTTCGTGTGCACGGCCATCGTGGAGTCGGGCCTTGACATTCCCCGGGCGAACACCATCATCATCGACCGGGCTGACCGGTTCGGGCTGGCGGATCTGTACCAGCTTCGGGGCCGGGTGGGCCGCTCGAACCTGCGGGCCTACTGCTACCTGCTCGTTCCGGCCGAGGCCGAGCTCACCCCGGAGGCCCGCAAGCGGCTCCAGGTGCTCCAGGAGTTCAGCGAGCTGGGGGCCGGGTTCCGGGTGGCCACCCACGACCTGGAGATCCGCGGGGCCGGCGAGATGCTGGGCAAGGCCCAGTCGGGTCACATCGCGGCGATCGGGTTCGAGCTGTACTCCGAGCTCCTGGACCAGGCGGTGCGGCGGCTGAAGGGCGAGCCGGCCGAGCGGCCTCCGGAGCCCGAGATCCGGCTCAAGGTCCCGGCCCACTTCCCCGCGGACTACGTGCCGGATGCGGCCCAGCGCCTGGAGCTGTACGAGCGGCTGACCCGGGTGCGGGGCCCCGACGAGATCGACGACCTGCGCTACGAGATCGTCGACCGTTTCGGTCCGGTGCCCTTGCCGGTGGACCACCTGCTCGAGATCATGAAGTTGCGCCTGGGCCTGCTGGCGCTCCGGGCCGTTTCGTTGGATTATACGGGTGCCAACCTGGTGGTGGCGTTCGACGAGCGGCCCGCGGTGGACCCGGACCGGATCGTGGGGCTGGTCCAGCAGGATCCCCGCGCATACCGGATCACGCCGGACAACCGGGTGGTCCACGCGGTGGGCCACGTGAGCGGCCCGGCGGTCATCGCCAAGGCCCGGGAGTTCCTGGAGCGGCTGGGCGCTCCGCTGTGA
- a CDS encoding peptidyl-prolyl cis-trans isomerase: MPILRTVWTALAVLLLLAQAAGAVVIDGVAAVVNGRVITQSEVAEAAAFKERTGEARGEEARKRALDSLIEKALVEAEAERLGVRVTDDEVEKAICEICDRNGIEREKLPEVLKAQGVDFDAYVREIRSQIQRMKLAGRVLRAKLDVSDESLREYYLKNVARFREPDMVRLRHLQARTREEAEAARARVLAGEAFEDVARAVSTGPAAASGGDMGFVPVDSLAGPVRRAVDSVEPGGVTQVLEMRGGYHLFYVVERKKGRVPAFEEVRDRIREGYFQDREQELYRTWIQSLREKARIEVKRRGG, translated from the coding sequence GTGCCGATTCTCAGAACCGTCTGGACCGCTCTCGCGGTGCTCCTGTTGCTGGCCCAGGCCGCGGGCGCCGTGGTGATCGACGGCGTGGCGGCCGTGGTCAACGGAAGGGTGATCACCCAGAGCGAGGTGGCCGAGGCGGCCGCCTTCAAGGAGCGCACCGGCGAGGCCCGGGGCGAGGAGGCCCGCAAGCGGGCCCTGGACTCCCTGATCGAGAAGGCTCTGGTCGAGGCCGAGGCCGAGCGCCTGGGGGTCCGGGTGACGGACGACGAGGTGGAGAAGGCCATCTGCGAGATCTGCGACCGCAACGGCATCGAGCGCGAGAAGCTGCCCGAGGTGCTCAAGGCCCAGGGCGTGGACTTTGATGCCTACGTCCGGGAAATCCGGTCCCAGATCCAGCGGATGAAGCTGGCGGGCCGGGTGCTCCGGGCCAAGCTGGACGTGAGCGACGAGTCCCTGCGCGAGTACTACCTGAAGAACGTGGCCCGGTTCCGGGAGCCGGACATGGTGCGGCTGCGGCACCTGCAGGCCCGTACCCGGGAGGAGGCCGAGGCCGCCCGGGCCCGGGTGCTCGCCGGCGAGGCGTTCGAGGACGTGGCCCGGGCGGTGTCGACGGGGCCGGCGGCCGCGTCGGGCGGGGACATGGGGTTCGTGCCGGTGGACAGCCTGGCCGGTCCGGTGCGTCGGGCCGTGGACTCGGTGGAGCCCGGGGGGGTCACCCAGGTGCTCGAGATGCGGGGCGGCTACCACCTGTTCTACGTGGTCGAGAGGAAGAAGGGCCGGGTGCCGGCGTTCGAGGAGGTGCGCGACCGGATCCGGGAGGGGTACTTCCAGGACCGGGAGCAGGAGCTGTACCGCACCTGGATCCAGTCCCTGCGGGAGAAGGCCCGGATCGAGGTGAAGCGGCGAGGGGGGTGA